From one Equus asinus isolate D_3611 breed Donkey chromosome 5, EquAss-T2T_v2, whole genome shotgun sequence genomic stretch:
- the LOC139045433 gene encoding ral guanine nucleotide dissociation stimulator-like, whose translation MGQQLSNDALDSTTLQEGKVPHAAKRGQGRLRAENPSRAKSKASRLVWTVQAGTRQKRVEHLVPAFLEGDTAYVHSFLCTYRGFATTRQVLELLFQRAISFILGAWLRWYPEDFIQPPDVPSLELLLAYIGLNMPGSELEHRARVLLSQLEHPEHTEAKTEAAAPPKDAEAPEDPAPSLPLVPSPAQSRTGIFRATAGSRPSASTCSIPATTLSS comes from the exons atgggccagcagctgagcaacgacgccctcgactccaccaccctgcaggaagggaaggtgccccacgctgccaagcgaggccagggccggctcagg gctgaaaatccatcccgagcgaagagcaaagcgtcccgcctggtgtggaccgtccaggctggaacgcggcagaagcgagtggagcacctggtgcccgccttcctggagggcgacaccgcctacgtccacagcttcctgtgcacttatagaggttttgccaccacacgacaggtgctggagctgctgtttcaaag ggccatctccttcattctgggcgcctggctccgatggtaccctgaggattttatccagcccccagatgttcccagcctggaactgctcttggcctacattggtctcaatatgcccggctcggagctggagcaccgcgcccgcgttcttctttcccagctggagcaccctgagcacactgaggccaagactgagg ctgcagctccaccgaaagatgcggaagcccctgaagatccggcaccatctctccctctcgtgcccagcccagctcagagccgcacaggcatcttccgagccacagccggctcaagaccttcagcaagcacttgcagcatcccagccactaccctcagctcctga